DNA sequence from the Streptomyces sp. NBC_01264 genome:
AAGGCCCGCTCCAGGCCCGGGAAGATTCCGGAGAGCTGGGCCCTCAGCCGGTTGACGGTGCGGGTGCGATCGGCGACGAGATCCATGCGGCGACCGGTGAGGATCTTGAGGTCGATGACGGTTTCGTCGCTGGCGCGTAAGGGGTTCAGATCCCGCCTGATACGGACCTGGTCGGCGATGACCGCGGCGTCCTTGGCGTCGGTTTTGCCCTCGCCTCGATAGCTCTCTGAGGCGCGGTGGATGGCCCGGCCGGAGATGTAGTTCACCGGCTGGTCGTGGTTGAGGAGGATGCCGATGGCCAGGGCAGCTCCGCCGTCGGCCAGGTCGATGCCCCAGGTCACCTCGTCGCCCAGGGCCAAGACGTCGATGAGGAGTTCGAGCAGTTCCGGCTCGTCGTTGGCGACTCGCCGGGACAGCAGCCGACGGCCGCTCTCGTCGATCGCGACGCAGTGATGGTGGGTCTTGCCTGCGTCGATGCCGGCCCAGATCGCGGCCATGGTGCCTCCGTGCGGTGGGTGTGCTGATGCCTCCCGACGGACGACCTCGCTGTCGATTCCCTAATCCCTTGTTAAGGGCGGTGCTGGAGGAGATCGAGTTCCTCGGGCCTGTTCGAGTGCAGGCTTGCGACATCTTTCGATTCCCGGGCAGCAGGAAGCCTCTCCGTAGATCGGTGCGCATGCCTGCACTGAAGTGCGGCTGATAGTGCCCGCGGATGCCGGACGGACGCCTGGACATCACCTGGCCCCGCGCCCATATGTAGAGCGGCGACGTCCGGCACCTCCAGGCGTCAACACCCAACTCTTCATCACTCGTTGGTGTTGGTGGTGCGAGCCCGCGCCATGGTGACCTCTTGCGAAGCCCGAGCTGTTCAGAGCTCCCGTTTAGACCGAGGCCCGTGGGGTGAGCTGGTGCCACGAACAGCTACTGAGGTGGCGGACCAGCCGAGCCGGCTGAGTCCTGGGATTAGGTCGCTGCGTGGTTCCGCATGAGCTCGTGACCAGCCCAAATAGACAGAATCACTGGGAGGGGCCTTGATCTACTGCGGCATCGACTGGGCGGAGAAGACACACGACGTCGCCCTGGTTGACGACAGCGGCCAGCTGCTGGCCAAACGGCACATCACCGACGACACCGCCGGCTACCGGATCCTGCTGGACCTGCTCGCCGAGTACGGCGACAGCCAGGAGGCCCCGATCCCGGTCGCGATCGAGACCTCCCGCGGCCTACTGGTAGCCGTGCTCAGGACCGGCAGGAGGCAGGTCTTCGCGATCAACCCGATGGCCGCCGCCCGATACCGCGATCGGCATTCCGTCTCGCGCAAAAAGTCCGACCCTGGCGACGCCCTGGTCCTGGCGAACATCCTCCGCACCGACATGCACGCCCACCGGCCTCTGCCCCAGGACAGCGACCTGGGCCGTGCCATCGCCGTGCTCGCACGAGCCCAGCAGGACGCCACCTGGAATCGTCAGCAGATCTCCAACCAGCTCAGGTCCCTCTTACGCGAGTACTACCCCTCAGCCCTCGCAGCCTTCGACCCTTGGCGCAACGGCCTCTGCCGGCCCGAGGCCCACGAGCTCCTCAAAGCCGCCCCGACACCGGCCAAGGCCGCACGGCTGACCCGCACGCAGCTTCAGGCCGCACTCAAGCGGGCTGGCCGCCAGCGCGGCATCGACGCCGAGGCCGAGCGGCTCCGGGAAGTCTTCCGCGCCGACTGGGCCCACCAGCCACCACTGGTCGAGGACGCGCTCGGCAGGCAGATGCTCGCCCTCCTAGTCCAGCTGGAAGCCGCCTGCAAGGCCGCAGACGACCTCGCGAAGGCGGTGGAGGAGACGTTCCCTCAACACCCCGACGCTGAGATCATCCTCAGCTTCCCCGGCCTCGGCACCCAGCTCGGGGCCCGGGTGCTCGCCGAGATCGGCGACGACCGCAAGCGGTTCGCTGACGCCCGCGGCCTGAAGGCATACGCCGGCGCCTCACCCATCACCAGAGCCTCGGGGAAGAAGTCCAGCATCACCCGCCGATGGGTCAAAAACGACCGCCTCAACCACGCCGGATACCTCTGGGCCTTCGCCGCCATCACCGCGTCACCCGGCGCCAAACCCACTACCGCCGACGCCGCGACGCCCACGGAGACTGGCACGCCGCCGCCCAGCGCAACCTCTTCAACCGCATGATCGGCCAGCTCCACCACTGCCTACAAAACCACCGTCTGTTCGATGAACACACCGCCTACCCGACCGAACTCGCCGCCGCCGCTTGACGAGATACACGCCTGAGGTGTCTACGGAGCGATCATTCGCAATTCCTAATTGGCAGCCGAGTCGTCGTGGGGCGTCGGGCGGCCAATCGATGGAAGCCACAGGCGGCAGAACATTGAAAGCCACACCCGACGCCCCTGGGTGGGCCAACCATACGAAGGGCTCGCCCGGTCCCGCAGAACAACGTAGGGAACATTGATCGACGCGAGTTCGTGCCATCGAGGGTTAAGCACGCTTGAGGTGCCCCGAAGTTCTCGGACAGGGGCCCAATAGGGTTGTCCTGTCAAGGGAATGAGGAAGCACGAAGTGGCACCGCCCAGCAAGTACACCCCGGAGTTCCGCGAGGAAGCAGTCCAGATCGCGCTCCGCTCCAGCAAGACCGTCTCGGAGACAGCCCGAGAGCTTGAATTGAACCCGGAGACACTCCGGGGCTGGGTGAAAAAGTTCCAGAAACGGCGTGAGCCGGCCGCTGACGCTGAGCTGACGGTGAGTGAACGCGCCCGGTTGAAGGAACTCGAACGCCGCATTCGCGAAGTCGAGATGGAGAACGCCTTCCTGAAAAAATGCGCGGCGTACTTCGCGAAGGATCCCCGGTAGCACGCAAGTACGAGTTCATCGAAACGATGCGACTCGACACCGCGGAGTACGTATTTTCTGTCGAGTTCATGTGTGAGCGGCTCGACGTGTCCAAGTCCGGCTACTACGACTGGCGACGCCGTCCTGATTCTGCGACGGCTCAGCGGCGCGAGGAATTGAAACTGCTCGTCAAGAAAGCCTTCGAGGTGTCCGACAGTACGTACGGATACCGGCGCATCCGCGCCCAGCTGGCGCGCTGGGGGCACGCCGCCGGCCTGGAGCTCGTGCGCCAGCTCATGCGTGAACTGGGCCTGATGCCCTGCCAGCCCCGCCCGAAGCGGTTCAGCCTGACCCAGGCTGCGGCGGGCGCAGTGCCCGACCTCGTCGGCCGGAACTTCACCGCCGACACCCCGGGTGAAAAGCTCGTCGGAGACATAACCTACATTCCGACTGGCGAGGGCTGGCTTTATCTCGCGACGGTCATCGACTGCTGCACGAAGGAAGTCATCGGGTATGCGATGGACGACCACTACCAGACGCCTTTGATATCCCGGGCCATACGCAACGCAGCCCGCAACAGGAAGCTCACCAAGGGGGCAATTTTTCACTCCGATCGCGGAAGTAACTATATGTCAGCCGAGTTCGGGAAGGCGCTGAACCGGCTCGGCCTCCGCAGATCGTCTGGGCGCACCGGGATCTGTTTCGACAACGCGATGGCCGAATCGTTCTTCGGAACTCTGAAGAACGAGCGTGTCTCACGTGTGACTTACCTGACCCTCGAGGCCGCCCGGCAGGACATCACTCGCTACATCGAATTCTGGTACAATCGCAAACGCCTTCACTCGGCTGTCGGTTACCGGCCTCCGCAGGAAGTCCACGCCGAGTATGCAAGGTTGCGAATAGCCGCGTGAAATGAACGGTCAGATCCCTGTCCGAAAAACGCGAGGCCCCTCAGCTGGCCAGAGGGGTTCGATCGCTGGGGCGCGGCCTGACGGGGTGTACGGCCCAGGGGTGCACCACACCGGTACGGACGTGACCAGGGGCCTCGCCGCGCGCGCTCCCGCTTGGAGGCGTGCGCAGGGTGGATATCGGCGGGATACGAGCATCCGAAGCCTGTGGAACTCTCGCCCCGGTGTCGGGCTTCGCGAGCGTGGGTTTCGGCCAAGAAGACCGGGTCTGCGCGCCAAATCATTGCCCGGTGTATGCAAATGGTAGCGGTGAGTGACGACACTCTGTAAAGATCGATTACGGCACGCCACCCCGATGAAGGGCTGACCTATGACGACTGCGGAGAACACCTACGAGCTGCAGATCGGCGATGAAGACGGTGACGGCATCCTGAACTACGCCGACCCGGACTTCGACCTTGAGGCCGCCCTGGCGGCAGCCCGGAGGCGCGAACTGGAGGAGTGGAAGCAGTACCAGGCCGATGAAACGGCGAAGCTCGCGGACTGGGCCGAGCTGACGGCCGAGGAGATCCGACTGATTCCCCGGGCTGACCGGACGGAGTTGCTCGGTCGGCTTCCGGTCAAGACACGTGAGGGCTTGGTGGCGAAGCTGACCCCGGCCGAACTGGACGGGGTCCGGGCGGCGGTCCTGGAGTACTACACGGTGCGCCACTACAAGGGCGTCACGCAGACATGGCAGCCGGCCGTGGACTGGCTGAACGCCGCCGTCGCGCAAGACATGCACTTTCCGGGCACCGTCCTGGCGTACCTGCCCGCCGAACGTCTGGCGGAGTTGATCGAGCCGCTGGACGACGACACCACCCGCGGCCTGTCCAAGTTCCTTGTGGACAAGCAGCAGGCCATCGTGGAGGAGGCGAACAAGCGCGCGGCGATGGGCGCAGAGGACCGCCGGGTGTACGACGCGTTCAACAGCGCGCCGGACGCTCCGGTCAAGGCGACGACGCCGGCGTGGAAGGTCTCGGCGTTCCGCTGGCACAAGAAGGTCGACCAGTGGGGCGGCTTCATGTGGCTGGTGGACCAGTTCCCGCCGAACTACGCGTTCACGGACGTCTCCAGCACCGATGAGGACTGGTACGCGCCGATGGACGGTCCGAACTGGGAACAGTGTCTGCGTGACCGGGGAACAGCCGAATGGCTCAAGTGGACGTTCGACAAGCGCAGCGGGCTCTACATCCGCTCGGAGTACCTGACCGCGAAGTAGCCCGCCGTTATGCGCCGCGCCCTATCCCGGGAACTGCCCCAGGGTGGGGCGTTTGGCGTCGTCCAGCTCGCTCGCGCGGAGGAAGCCTTGCCCGGCCAAAGCTAGGACAGCTCACCCCACAGGCCAGCAGGTGATCAAACCTCGATGGCACGCGCTCAACATTCGGTGTCACGGAACAGCCAGGACCTCGCCGGCCGAGCGCACGGTCAGTAGATCACCCAGGCCCTGGTCGAAGACCAGTTCCGGAGGCACCCGGAAATCGACGCAGCCCAGGACCACGGCGAAGGGATGCTGCCCTGCGGCCAGCGTCTGCTGACCAAAGCACGGGTTACCGGCACCTCCGAGGGTGGCCCTTGGCACTCAGGCCGCCGAGTGAGCGCCCCAGGGCTTGATCGGCGGGCTCGTCGGCCCCTTCGGCCCCTTCTTGAGTGCTCCTGCCGCACCGACCTGAAGCACCCTTCCCGGTCCCGGCACCTCGATCCAGACCGGCCCGAGCACGTTCTTGCTCCAGATGCCGCAGCTGCCACCGCCCACCCGATGCTCCTGGTAGATCGACATGCCGAGGAACAGGCCCAGCCGCGGGCCGCCATGCAGGTGACGTCAAGTTGTTTCAGTATGGAAGTCGGGTCGGACGTGTCGCTGTCCACGGAGGTGAGTGCGATGAGTACGGCCTCGACGCCGCCCCCCGTCACAGCCGGGACTACCGGCGGCGCGGAGGGATCGGGGAGGGCCTCCGGGCCGTCGATCCTCACCTTGACGATGAATCCCGCAGTCGATCTCTGCTGGGAGGTCGGACACCTGGAGGGCATCGGCAAGAACCGTGCCCAGGTCAGGTCGGTGGCCGCCGGGGGTGGAGGGATCAACGTCGCCCGTCATGTCGTGCGGCTCGGAGGACGAG
Encoded proteins:
- a CDS encoding IS3 family transposase (programmed frameshift): MRKHEVAPPSKYTPEFREEAVQIALRSSKTVSETARELELNPETLRGWVKKFQKRREPAADAELTVSERARLKELERRIREVEMENAFLKKCAGVLREGSPVARKYEFIETMRLDTAEYVFSVEFMCERLDVSKSGYYDWRRRPDSATAQRREELKLLVKKAFEVSDSTYGYRRIRAQLARWGHAAGLELVRQLMRELGLMPCQPRPKRFSLTQAAAGAVPDLVGRNFTADTPGEKLVGDITYIPTGEGWLYLATVIDCCTKEVIGYAMDDHYQTPLISRAIRNAARNRKLTKGAIFHSDRGSNYMSAEFGKALNRLGLRRSSGRTGICFDNAMAESFFGTLKNERVSRVTYLTLEAARQDITRYIEFWYNRKRLHSAVGYRPPQEVHAEYARLRIAA